TCCAGCtcctaaaaaaaatctttcgcaTGGCATTTTATGCAGCCAAGCATACTGAAACTATATTATAGGATTCCACAACCCGTTtaccaatttaatttttaaatattttatattttaaatttgatGGATTTATTTATACTACAAtggtatatttttttgatttaccaacaaaaaaaaatttctctccTATTCGCCTGGCAGGCCATCTCATGATCTTGTTTAGGACTCGTTTTGGTCATAGGAAAAGGATGGGAGAAAGTGTGATCATTGATCAACCAAGAAGGAAGATGAGAAAGTAGTTTTTCCATAAAAATAAGAttctcataaaaagaaaaaccaaaaccTACATAGAACTGGAGTAATTTTTTATTCTAAAAGTGCCTTTaagtttttaaataaaattaagtactacttttttatttattaaaagcacagtagatattttatatattttttttaaaaaatagatgttTAGCTAAACATCAACAGACTATTTTGAAATGTGTCATTTTTTTATTGCTAACAAAATatgtaaaaactattttttcagacattatatatatatatagctttttagaaaaaatattgcggtacttaaattttttttacggACTAAATGAGTTTTTAAAGATTGTTTCAGAGCACCGACAGACCATGAATAAACTGTTTAAGCTGTGAAGGACATTGTTGAACACTCACCAGGTGCTTCTGCGTTGAAGGGAAACATTTAATTCTCAAGAGATGGtgataaaataaacataaatctcAACTCAGGATTCAATTCTAAAGGATGTCATTCCCCTTTGTGTTCTGAAGTAGAAAGAAGTTGTACAGTGGAAACTAAGATGGTGCGCCCAGTGCTGTTCAATCCTAAGCCGAGCCCACAACAATTTCGTTCTTCCAAGTGGAGACTTATTTGGCGAGATTCAAACCTGGTCGCAGTCTTTATGGATCAAATGAGGAGCTCTTGTTACACATGCAAACAGAAgcagtagaaaaaaaaaatggaaaagagaACGGCAATGATGAGGATCTCAAGGGGAGGACAGCCTGGGTGACGAGCGAGCCCACCACAACTCACACCCTTATCATAATACCCACCTAACCCAACCTCTTCTCCTCATCGtactaaataataaaattcGAACAGCCACAGCTGATAAGAATCCAACTCTGATCTAATCGAGGAGTCACGAagtatttttctaaaataaaaaacGGAGGTAATCTTTGGCTGGTCATTTTCATAGAGGACGCCCTTGCAAACTTTGGAATTTATGGATGAATCTATTACAGTATTCGGAGGTTTGTATGGTTTCAGTAACAGCAattatttatttgcatattcTGTCCTTCAAATTAATTTGTGAAGTTCCATACTTGTTATGGTAGAAATAATAGCGATGTGCCTCGGAACCGACCACAACTCACATGAAAGGCCGGCCAACCAAAGCCCCCACGAAGCTTTTGAATTGAGAACCAAAGCTCGTCACATGGCGAGTCTAGAAGGGCGCAGGcagttttgaatttcaaatgttTCTTTACAGCCGGTGATACTCGGACCATAATCCCTTGCGGTTTCTAAAATTACACTAGTGAAACGGGCAGGACGTAATCTGCATGCGGAATGCCTGCGCCTGATTCTTGGAACGTGTAGAGGCCTACTAATGCTGCTGGCCGACCCATACGCCATTTCTGGGCAACAAGCACTCGTCTTCGCCTATACAATCCATTCTCCAAAGGACCTTCCAAGTAGGTGCTCTGATATCCTGACATACCACTGAGAACCTTCTTTATTTCCAAGTATTATTTTGACTTATGTATTAAAGGATCCCCGCTAAACACACTCCGGCAaaagaacattttttttttttttgctatttcAGATCGGAGCATAGCCATGAACCAGGATTTCAGACACAACATTCTACTCTAAATCGTAGTCCTACACGACCCAAACAGCTAACCACTAAGTAGTAAAAACTTTATTTATCATTAACTTTATTAATTTCAGAATAGATAATAAAACTTAAAATCTTAAGTTAGTAAAATATAAATGGCAATCACCGTCGATACCATAACGTCACAGCATTATCATgtcaatcaatgaaaatcagtACATGTTACCAATGTGACAGTTATAGGCCAACAGCCATTAGTGAATATCATAACTATTAACTAAAACCAAACCAAAAGATAAAGTTGGGAGTGAAGATTTCAGGAAGATCTAAAGATTGTGAATACCTAGGAAGCATCTTTAACATTGCGAAGGAAATATTATAAAACAATTGTAATATTTAGTGGTTATCACAGATGCAAATGGTGCTGTATATTAAACTCAAATTACAGGGCATGGCAAGTGTGGAAATTTAAGTGCAACCAAAGAAGGAACATAGTATAAAAGTGGAAGAGAGTTTTGAGGGGGAGCTGAGAGGATGCATTCACGGCTACCTATCAGAAGTGTGGTGGAATTGGAAGAAATAGGGATGTGCACAATGAGGGTGGTGGAGGAATTAGAATCTGCCATGAGGGGAAGTAAGAGGATTTTTAGCTGTTTGTGAGAACTAAGAACCCTCTGATACCATATAGAAGTGGAAGAGATAATGCTTTATTAAACACACACAAGGTGATTACAAGGAGATAAATATATACTTGAAAAGTAATCATAATCCTAGCTAACTGAGCTGAACAAATACACTAAAACAAGGATAGAGTTAGAGTTGTTACAACTAAACAATAACTCTATAGATAGGTCTTACCTGTTATACATAGAACCAATACTCTTAAGGACTAAATAGCTAAAGGAATGAGATGTGACTCTCTCCATGGGGAGCCATCTGATATCATTTTCATCCATTAACATCCATTTCAACAAATTGACATGTAACCAAGAATCTGCATCCAAAAAATAAAGTacttatttttcagaaaaaaaataaaaatttccagATCAATTTCGCACCCACCCTCAATATTACACTTTAAAGCCACCCAAACCATTCCCCTAAAACGAAGAATAATTATATAACAAGTCTTCTGCCAGCAAAAcgttcccttttttttataaaaaaacagCATCATCAACTTTCTATGTACGGCTCTGATGGGAAAATGGAAACAGCATCACCAGCCCACAAGATACCTGAAACACGGAAATAAATAAGCTCGCAATCACGGGATTAGTACTGACGCGGTGACCATTAATGCGATCACCGCTAGCGTTCGGTACCTCGGCCGCCCTTGGCTTAATCTATCAACGATCAACCGCCTTCCGACACGTCGCCCAAATATAGTCCCTGAGAAGTAAGTGAGGGGTTACTGGATCCGCGGAGACAGAGTTATTGGGTATCATCAATGTATCATCGCAAACTAGTAGTGATTAAGAGAGCAGAACGATCCAATGCAttaattacaaataaaaaatttttagATCACCTCCGGTATCGTTCTCCGCTATGGGCCCCACCCCTTTCTCCTACCTCATCCCCCCTTTCCTCGGCTGGTGCTTTTTTATTGCAGTCCTCGTCGCTTCGAACGGAGTTAAAGGGAGATACTTCTTCTCTGCTCCCTTCCCGATCCGTctaaattctctctcttttctcggTTCTTGTTGTTCTCCGCTGGGGGGAGTAGAGAGGCGAGGGAGAGAAGGGTATCAGTATTACCAGGTAATGGGTTTTTTTGAATCCCTAACAGGTTGATGcatgctttcttgctttttcttTTGTCTCGGTTTTtgatctcttttttcttttccttgttctTTAATTTTCGGCTGTGTCGGGGCCAATGTGGagctcctttctcttttttttctttgtttttcttcctccGAGCGTATGTATAGTTTTTGGTAAAAGATCTCTTTTTTATCTTGATTTCAGTGTGGTTGTCCTTGCTTTGCGAAAAAGATTAAATTTTTATGGTATTTTTGGTCTCTGCCATTTCTTCTGGATCTCTGAAGGTGAGAGATTTGGGTTTTGATTTTTGGAAGGAACTCGAGATCTGGCGTGTCCTGACGCTTGAAAGATtccgttttttttttatctcgcAATTTGACTCGAGCGTATGGAATTTATAACATTCATTCTATGATGATTCTTGATTTCAAGATCGGGACCGAGTAATGAGATAAGGTgggggaaaggaaagaaagaatggGGAGGAAGTCGAAGTGGTTTGGTGCTGTCAAGAGGGTTTTCAGCCCggaatcgaaggagaagaagagagaggtttTGGATCTTGCTCGCATTCCTTTGCTTTTTCCAATTTTTTGTGACTATCAAATGTCTTTGTTCAAAATGTTATATTTTCTCTTCCTACTATCAGAAATCCAAGAAGAAATCACTACTTGAGACGTCCAAGAATTCAGATCCATGCCCTCCGGAGCCATTAGAGAATGCTGCTCCAGTCTCAGTTCCTCCTCATCCACCTTTGCCTCAGCATGAGGAGGTCAAAGCGGTCGAGGCCGAGAATGAGCAGAACAACCGTGCCTGCTCTGTGGTGCAGGTCACTGCAGCTGCAGCGGAGGCTGCTGCGGCAGCTGGTCGGGCTGCTGCGGAGGTCGTTCGCCTCACAACAGCGGCAAGGTTCCCCGGAAAGTCGAGAGAGGAGATTGCAGCAATCAAGATCCAGACTGCCTTCCGAGGATACCTGGTATATAAACCCAAATGCTCAAACCTTCTTGCTCTTTCAGATAgattcctttttaatttttgcctcacatgcttgccTATTATGGCATTGAACAATGATATCAAACTGTGCGGTTATGATTAAAGAACAATGCATGTTAAACTATGATCTTAGTAACTGAAGAGGACGCTGTTTCTCTCTGGACCAGCATTGGTGCTTGGAGAAATTAAATTGCCTTccaccttttttcttttctatttaaaTATTAGAAAAGAAGGCCAACAATTATGGTGGTTGAAAAATGTAGTAATTCTCCTTAGACATGATCTAGCATCATATGAGACCGTTGACTTTTTGGTATGAAACCTTTCGAACATGGTTTTTCTCAGTGTTTTGCAAAAGATAACGAAGAAGACCTTTCTTTTGTACATGTTTCTAGCAAGTTCAATTTCTAGTTAGATCAGTTTTCCTGGCAGAAGATTACCAGTCAAATAGTTTGCTTTTACCTTTGGATTACTCATGAGTTGTTGAGCACAACGTTCTGAGCTGGAAACTTGAAGTGTCAGACTTGCTGACCTTTAAAAAGCATATTCAGTTTTTGCTTATATTTTATCGTATTCATTGTTTTGTCATTTTCTAGatcaatatttttaagaaacaaAGTTGTTAAATTCAtttatacaaaataagaaaacttCCCTGAAAGTGCATGAAACATGCTATTTACTACATCCTATACAATTATTCTTTTAGGCCTTGGTATCCCATTTCCACCAATATCAGTTAAAGTTACTTGGACTATgacatattaataaaaaaaaagatgtaaTTTGTTTACCTCCAGCTCAAGCTTTACGAAACCAAATAGTTGGTAGTTATCTTTTTCTTAGAATTAAACAGTATATCTAATGCGAACATGAAATCCGCTTGGCACCTATGGGCCCTATCCGTTATTAAACTTACTGTCGACATCATCAAATAATTAGTATTTGAATCTCCTGTTCTTAAGCtgttgaatatgcttgcaaaaCTTTTAAATTGTTTCTACATTATATCAGGCAAGAAGAGCACTGCGGGCCCTGAGAGGACTGGTTAGGTTGAAGTACTTGATTGATGGAAATTCTGTCAAGCGTCAAGCCACAACTACGTTACGTTGCATGCAGACACTGGCAAGAGTTCAGTCACAGATCCGTTCTAGGAGAATCCGAATGCTCGAGGAAAACCAGGCCCTTCAACGGCAGCTGCTGCTTAAACGTGAGAGAGAGCTTGAAAGTTTGAGGGTACATACATCTATctaacattttatttattatatttaaatgGGGTCTGCTTTTCTGCTTAACCTCTTTATCTACATGGACAAGCAGAAACCTGCATGAAACTCCAGTTTATTGTTGTCTTGctcatttctcttttttcttattaCAAAGTACCAGGGTTTGGAATAAAGTTTTAGGTGGGAATAATGTTTTACAAATTACCAAAAATGAGTCTGGGAAAATGAACAATATCTGGTAGGACTATGCTTGATAGCGGAACACACAAGTAGACATGTGGGTTTGCTGAATAACATAGAGAAAGATGCTTTTATTGTTGTCTTGCTCATTTCTCCTTGTGCTTTAACATCCTTTCTCAACAAACCTCTTAATTCTTTATTTCCAGAACTAGAAGCATTGCCTTTTCTTTCACTTCGAGATTTTACCCGCGCGTTTCTATAGAATGGGAAATTTGTGTTATATAAAGCGGACGAGCCCTTGCAACCcacccctccccctctcctttTTGGGCGAAGGAGGGGACCATATCACTTGAAGTAACTCCGTATGACAGATCAAAAGATTCCAGTCTGTTGTTTTATTGTTAGGACTTAGGTGTAGTTATTCTGTGCTTTTGCACCTGCTGATATTGATTTGTAGGCCATTTAATTTCTTTGGCAGCTTCATATAGATCGCTATCTTCTTTTAACATCTTCTCTAACTTGTTTCTTTAGTTGCCTTTGGTTTCAAGATAAGCAAATCTATAGTGCAATATTGATTCGAGAACACTCAGGCATGGGTGCTCAATGTCCAAAAAAACCTCATGTCTTTGACCTGTCAACCACCTGGAAACTTGACCAGTGAATGGTTATATGCAAGATGTGAAgtcatttatttgaaaaaaattacagAAATAACTATTTTGAATGATACATATGTTTCGAGCAAGCTTTCGCTTTAGCTTCCAAAGGCAAATTTTTAGTTCCTTCATTCCCATTTGAGAGACTGACATCAGACTTGTCGTCATTCCGGGAACTTAAAATTTCAAAGTTACTAGCAATcaattcatcttttttttttttggttttagaaaactttaatttgatTGCACCACAAATTGCATTAGAGATGCACTTCCATCCAAATAAAGATAAAATGTCCTTTTTTCTGAGAAAAGAGATCGAGATGATGATATATGGAGTCAAAAAGGTTTGGTAACCATTACACCAAATCAGCATCAAATACGACTTATTCATATAATGAAGTGGACGAGAGGGGAAAGCTATTAGATCTGAAAGGTCTAAAGTTCTTTTATAAGCACTTGTTTTCTTTGGTAACTTTGTTGAAACCAATCTGGCTTACCATGTAATGGCTAGTTGTGGGAAAAATATGGAAGGTTTCAATGAGTATCTGTATATATGCTGTGTTGATGGAACATTTACATTTCCCTTCTCTGCACGCATATTGGCCAATGGCTTTACATGTACCTTTAACCAGAGTGTTACTTAATGAAGGAATGCATGCTTGCGTCACGTGTTTTGAGTGAAAGCATGCATGCACGGATGTGTAGATCATTCATGAGAATACATTGACGTAATGTATGCATGTAAGCTTGACTTGTATGAATGCATCTGCATCGCACCTGAGTGCTTTATGtcttcatgcatgcatggatgATACATGGATGCCGCATTTATATCTATGTATATGGCTTAGTGCAACAAGTGTATATTGGTACATGCAAACCTGTATATGTATGCTACCAGATATATGCATTCAGATGTGATGGATGTAATGGAGCATGCGTGCATCTGTTCATATGCTTGTATATATGCTTGACTACTTGTATAAATGAACGTAAGGATGCATGCCTGGAGACATGAATTAGTGATGCAGACATGTAGCTATAAGAAGAAGAGGCACATCTAGACAGTGCCCATGGATTAGGTATTCCAATTGAAACCGATAGCCTCTGGGTTTGTTTGTACACCCTATTCCATCTGTCTTTTCATTAATAATGTTCATATATAGTTGGTTGAAAACTAAATTTTTTGTGTGTTGTCTCATCCAAGCATTGGAAAGTGTTGGCAATTTGTATCCCAGGAAAGAAGATTGATCAATATTTGTTTCTGAAAATGAAGGACTAACATGACAAGGATCAAAATTTATATTGATAAGATTTTGTTACATTTCAATTTAACCATAACTTCTTGAAACTATGCTGTGGTCTATGGAGAGGAATTATTGCGCCTATGGTAAAGCTAGTTAACCATCTTCAGCCTACTGATGTTTGTTCTGATTACAGAGGGGAGAGGAATGGGATGATCGAATACAATCCAAAGAGCAAATTGAAGCAAGTCTGCTGAGCAAGCAAGAGGCTGCAATaagaagagagagagcattGGCTTATGCATTTTCTCATCAGGTACTCAGCACATTTAACTAAATCACATGATCGAATGCTAGTCTAATTTTCTCCATGCAACAGCATCTACTTATGTTTTCTCATCAGTCATTTGCAGTTCACTTTATGTTGCGTTGTCCCATTTTGCTGCTGCTCGGTGTTAGCACTGTTTCAGTCAATCTGATGCAGTcttcatttatatttcatttttaTGAGACGAGCATGGATTATACTCAATTATTTTACTCTCAAACTGTCCAACAGTGGAAGAACTCTTCAAGGTCAGCGGCCCCAATGTTTATGGATCCCAACAACCCACAGTGGGGTTGGAGCTGGTTGGAGCGCTGGATGGTGGCAAGGCCATGGGAAAGCCAGAGCACGACAGATAGAGAGCTCAACAGTGATCATGCCTCTGTAAAGAGCACCAGCCAAAGTATTGGAGGAGGGGAAATAATCAAAGCCTATG
The Phoenix dactylifera cultivar Barhee BC4 chromosome 3, palm_55x_up_171113_PBpolish2nd_filt_p, whole genome shotgun sequence DNA segment above includes these coding regions:
- the LOC103708788 gene encoding protein IQ-DOMAIN 1-like, yielding MGRKSKWFGAVKRVFSPESKEKKREKSKKKSLLETSKNSDPCPPEPLENAAPVSVPPHPPLPQHEEVKAVEAENEQNNRACSVVQVTAAAAEAAAAAGRAAAEVVRLTTAARFPGKSREEIAAIKIQTAFRGYLARRALRALRGLVRLKYLIDGNSVKRQATTTLRCMQTLARVQSQIRSRRIRMLEENQALQRQLLLKRERELESLRRGEEWDDRIQSKEQIEASLLSKQEAAIRRERALAYAFSHQWKNSSRSAAPMFMDPNNPQWGWSWLERWMVARPWESQSTTDRELNSDHASVKSTSQSIGGGEIIKAYARRDSNLERPSPTTQKLNRPTSRQSPSTPNSKTSLVVRKIKSASPKTGWSLSEDDSRSIVSIQSERPRRHSLAWSSFRDDESLASSPATPSYMAPTESARAKTRFQSPLNDKIEASDTGSVGSVKKRLSFPVGDKNGVTSPAGVRRHSGPPKVDIASIKDVEVHADHKTSNGVSR